TCTTATCAATCCTATGAACAGTGGATATTATTACCGTTTGGGTGCTGTGTATCCACCATTAGGACTTTCTTACATAAGTTCAGTTTTAAAAAATGCTGGTAATCTTGTCAGATTAATCGATATGAATGTAGAGAGATTCGATTGGAAAAATTTCAATTATTCTGATTTTGATATCGTTGGTATTTCAGCAGATACGGTGAGATATCCTCTGGCAAAGCAAATCTCTTTAACTGCAAAAATGCAAGGTGTTGTTACAGTCCTTGGAGGGCCACATGCAACTGCCGAGTATGGAGAGATTCTCAAAGAACGGATTTGTGATTATGTGATTCTTGGTGAGGGAGAATATACTTTTCTAAAACTCGTTGAGGCGCTTCAAAGGAACGAGAAATATCCTTTATTAAGTGGGTTGAGCTATCTCAAAGATAACATGGTAGTCATCAATCCACTTAGATTGATAGAAAATCTTGATCAATTGCCTTTTCCCGACAGAGAAAATGCAAGGTTGTACAAAACAAAATTCGATGGCAAGCTCGCAACCAGTCTAATAACCTCGCGTGGTTGTCCTTTTGATTGTGAATTTTGTAGTGCTTCACAGTTCATGGGTCGAAAGATCAGAAAAAGAAGTGTTGAAAATGTGATCGAAGAGTTAAAACAAGTCGAGCGATTGGGATATAATTCGGTGATCTTTTTCGACGACAATTTTACAATTGACAAAACAAGGACTATAGAACTTTGTGAGCAGATGATGAGAAAGAATCTTTCTTTTAGTTGGTGGGCTTTTTCAAGGGCAGACGAATTGTTGGGTAAAGAAGATTTGCTCGAGGCAATGTCAAAATCTGGGTGTAAGATGCTTTTTATAGGTTTTGAAAGTGCTGAAGATGATATTCTAAAAGAATACAACAAAAAACTTTCAAGCTCTATAGCTTTTGAGGTCGCAAAACTTTTGAAAAAATACAAAATCGATCTTTTTGCAAGCTTTATCATGGGTGCATTGAATGATACGAAAGAATCTATAATGAAAACCATAAAAATGGCGAGAAAGCTGGGTGCCCAAATCGTTCAATTTTCTATTCTCACACCATACCCTGGAACGAGACTCTATGAAAAATTAAGAGCAAAAATAAATTTGAAGGATCTTTCTCTATTCGATGGAACAAATCTCGTTTTTGAGCATCCTGAGTTTTCAAAGAAAGAATTGAAAAAGCTGTTTGTGAGAGCTTATTACTCAGTTTACACCACTCCCAAGTTAATTTTCACACGCGGTATACCTTTTTTGATAAAGCTTTTGACAACAAGGGAAAAACCAACCGAATTACAGATCGATCATCAAAAGGCATAATTTTGTTATTATCTATTTTGAATCGCATATTCTTGTGATACTATATTCGAAGAAGGAGGTGTCTTGGTGAAAACCGTCATGATAATAGTTCATTCATTGATCAGCGTAGGGTTGATCTACATGGTACTTCAGCAGATGAGTAAATTTGCAGAGCTTGGAGGTGCCTTTGGTTCTGGGTCTTTGTACACAATGTTTGGCAGAAAGAAAGGTCTTGACACAGCAGGAAAGATTACCCTTGGTTTGAGCATAGCTTTCTTCTTGAGTAGTATTCTCACGGCATTTTTCATGTCGAGGTGATGCAATGCATCCCAAGGAACAACTTGAGATTTTGAAGAAAAACGTCGTAGATCTCGTGAACGATGAAGACCTTTTGAGCAAGCTCGAAAGAAAAAAACATCTTCGAGTGAAGCTCGGTGTTGATCCATCAAGACCAGATCTACATCTTGGTCATGCAGTTGTATTATTTAAACTCAGACAATTTCAAGATCTGGGTCATCAGGTAGTTTTGATAATAGGAGATTTCACCGCTCAAATTGGTGATCCATCTGGTAGGGATTCAACTCGACCTATGCTATCTGAAGAGGAAGTAAGACAGAATGCAAAATCATACGAAGAGCAGGCATTCAGAATCTTGGATGAAAGCAAAACAGAGGTCCGTTTCAACAGTGAATGGCTTTCCAAAATGAGTTTTTCAGATGTAATAAAACTTGCTTCGAAATACACGGTTGCGAGAATGCTTGAAAGAGATGATTTTTCAAAAAGATATTCTTCAAATATCCCCATCTCCATAGCTGAATTTCTCTACCCACTTGCTCAAGCGTATGATTCAGTTGCAATTCAAGCGGATGTAGAACTCGGTGGAACGGATCAATATTTCAATCTCTTAGTGGGAAGAAAGATCCAAGAAGAAGTGGGACAAGAACCACAGGTTGTCATGACGATGCCTATTATAGAAGGAACAGACGGTAAGATGAAGATGAGTAAAAGCTATGGAAACTACATTGCCTTCAACGACACACCATTTGATATGTATGGGAAGTTGATGTCCATACCAGATGAATTGATAATCAAATACATGAAGCTTTTGACACGTTTGCCTGAAAATGAAATAGATCAATATGATAAACTCATGCAAAACAAATCGATAAATCCAAGAGATGTTAAAATGAAATTGGCTTTCGAAATAACAAGTTTTTTCCATGGGCAGAACCAAGCAAAGGATGCCGAGAATGAATTTGTAAAGATCTTTAGAAAAAAGGAATTACCAAGTGAGATGCCCGTCGTTGTACTTGACAAAGACGAGGTTGAATTGGTAGAATTACTCATGAAGTTGCAAGTTGCGTCAAGTAAAAGCGAAGCAAGAAGATTGATAATTCAAGGCGGAATAAAATTGGACGATGAAAAAATAACAGACATCTATGCTAAAATCTCTGTAGACAGAGATAAAGTTTTGAAAGTTGGCAAGAGACAGTTTTTCAAACTCGTACGACAGTAAACTTATTTGTACTCTTGATTTTTGATACCAAGCAGTGTTATAATTTATCTCGATCGTTGTTCTGGTCTTTGACAAGTGGGGGGAGCAATAATCCCACCGTCGAAAATAATATGAAGGGAGGTTGGAGCTATGAAGAAACTCGTGCTATTAGCCTTAGCACTCTTTGTGACAGTAGGGGTACTTGCTGCGGGGATGTTCCCGGATGTTCCAAAAACACACTGGGCTTATTCCTATGTTGAACATTTGAAAGATAAGGGTATTGTCATTGGTTATCCTGATGGTACCTTCAAAGGTGATCGGAATATCACCCGCTATGAAGAAGCAGCAATGATTAGCAGATTAATTGGTTTACTTGAAACTGAAATCGTTGCACCACATATTGCAGATGTGCTGAGGGTTCTTGATGCAATCAGCTTGAAACTCGGAGCCACGGTACAAAAGGTCGATGAACTTGAGAAAAAACTCAACGCTCTGAGCACAACTTCTGGCGAAATTGCTTCTGTCAAATCACAGGTTTCAGATCTTGCCAAGTCTTTGGAGATGCTTAAACAAACTGTGAACATCCACGATAAAGATGTCATTAAGTTGTATGAAGCAGTTGCAAATCTCCAAAAGAATTGTGAGGGTAAATTTGCAGAATTGAGTAACGCAGATGCTGTGATTGTTGACAGAGTAGTTGCATTAGAAAAAGCCGTAAGCCAGCTTGACGAGAAAATCGCAGCTGTTCAAAAGAAGCTCCTTGCACTTGAACCTGTGAAAGATGTTCTTAAGGATTTAACAGGAAGGGTTACTGCCCAGGGTGAAAGAATTGCCGCAGCGGAAGAAAAAATAGGCGATCTGAGTGCAACATTGGATAATGCAGTCATGACACTTGGTTATGTGTCTATCAAACTCGACAGAACTCAAGAAAATCTCAACAAAGTAACAGACAGAGTCGCAGCACTTGAAGAAAAGGCAAAAGGTATCGATGCAAATGCAAAGGCAATCGAAGCTTTGAAACAAGACACTGCCAATAGATTTGCCGAACTTGAGTCAAAACTTTCTGGTCTTGAATCCAGCTTCAATGATTTTACAGCGATGCATGATGAACAGATCAATTATGTTCTCGATGAAATGGACAAGATGAGCACTCAGATCGATGAAGTTCGCGAAGGTTTGTTGGCTCTTAAAGAAGATACAAATGCACAGTTTGCACAAACGACAACTTCAATTGAAAATCTCAAGAACGAACTCATGACACAGATCTCTGAACTTCAAAAAGCAAACGCTACCCTCACAGGTGCTGTAATAGGTGCTATTGTGATTGCGGTAGCAGCGATGATCGTAGGTGCAATGTGATCCCCATTTGGGGTAAAATCAACACTAATCTTTAAAGGTGAAGGAGGGTGTAAAAGTATGAAAAAACTTTTGGTAGTCTTACTCGCTTTGGTAACAGTCGCAGCCTTTGGTGCAGTGAACTTTTCTGGTTGGCTTGGCACATCACTTGGTGTAACTTATGATGCTAGCGACCTTACAACATCTCTTAGTCTTGGCGTAACAGGCAGGATTGACATCAGCGCAAGTTCTTCGCAAGGTCTTACTGGGTTTACTCTGTCTGTTTCTCGTTCTGGAAGCAGCGTTGGTGAAACCCTTGAAATGACTGGAACTGCCACATCAACATGGGAGCCTGCGATGACTTGGGGCACTCAAATTTGGCAAAAGCTTTATGTATCAGATCCACTCACTGTAACACTCAGAGCAGGTTTACTCAGCCGTGGATTTAGCTATGTCACTGGTTCAAACTTCCAGTGGTATGTCACTCCACCATATTTTACCTCTCGAAACAGAACAGCTGCTTTGGCATTTGATTTTGCTATGAAAGCCGGAGATCTTTCTGATAACTTGGTATTGTATGCATATTTACCAAGTTCAACTGAAGTAGATTTTGATGTTTGGAATTCTTTGAACTTCTCCTTTGTCACATTGCAAGTTTTGGTTCAGAAAGTCCTTAGCAGTGCACAAGCTGGAGCTTTGCCAGGTATAGCTGTCGGTGGTAAGCTCGATGTCGCAAAGGCACTCAATATCAGTGCAGGTAGCTTAACAGGTTATGCTTACTTGGAAGTTCCAACAAGTGGTTTTGTTCCAAGCAATTACATGCTCGGTGTTGACTTTGGTATGGAAAAATTCAACGGCAGTGTGGCATTCGCGGGTCCAAGTACACTTGGCTTTGCTGTGAATACAAATGTTTTGGATCCAGTGACAATCGGTGCAGAAGTTGCCCTTGATGTTACAAACATGTTGGGGTTCAGTGCAGCAGGTTGGGCAAGCTGGGAACAAGACCTTATCTCTCATACAGTTTCCTTGGTCTTTGATGCAGCTGAAAAGACAACAACAGTTTCTTGGGATATGTCTGTAAGCTTCTGAGAAAATATGAGTTTTTACAAACCCCGGCATGTGCCGGGGTTTTATTTTTTGTGATATATTTGATCAGGAGGTGTTTGAATGCTTATATTTGGAATAGTACTTGCGATTGTTCTTATATTGGTTGTATGGTTCATAGGTGCATATAACTCTTTGGTTAGCAGGAAAAAGCGTGTTGAAAATGCCTGGAGTCAGATTGATGTTCAGTTAAAAAGAAGACATGATCTTATTCCAAATCTTGTGAATGCCGTTAAAGGATATATGAAATTTGAAAAAGAAACTCTTGAAGCGGTAATAAATGCACGTGCAAAAGCAGTTGCTGGTGGTTCAATAGATGATCGCATAAAGGCAGAAGGTGAATTGTCTGGTGCTCTGTCTCGGTTGCTTGCGGTTTTTGAAAGATACCCAGAACTCAAATCAAATCAACAAGTGAGCCAATTGATGGAAGAACTCACAAGTACTGAGAATAGAATTACATATGCTCGACAGTTCTATAACGACACAACGATGAAGTATAATACATCTATTGAAATCTTTCCAACCAATATAGTTGCGAGAATCTTTGGTTTCAAGGCATTTCCATTCTTTGAAGCTGCGGCAACAGAGAAGGAAACACCAAAGGTTGATCTTTCTTTTTAAGGTGATTCTATGAACTATTTTGCGCTTCAAAAGAAAAACCTTAGAAAGACATATTTTTTGATTTTGATTTTCATGTTGATGATGGCAATTTTAGGAATCATCATAGATGGTCTTTTTTCAAGTTTTCCAGTTGGGACAGTTGTATTGATAATAATTGCTTCAATCCAGGTCTTGGTTGGAACTCAATCTGGAGCTTCGTTGGTGCTCAATTCAGTTGGTGCAAAACCTGTGAATGAAAAAGAATTTGAAGAAAAGCAACTCAGAAATATTGTCGAAGAGATTTCGATTGCTTCCGGTTTAACGGTTGTTCCAAAGGTCTATGTGATGGAAGATGAAAACATCAATGCCTTTGCAACGGGCTTCAAACAAAAAGATAGTGCAATCTGTGTCACACGAGGGCTTTTGAAAAATTTGAACAGAGAAGAAACAGAAGGTGTCATTGCACATGAAGTGAGTCATATTTTGAACAAAGACACTCTTTTGATGACTACGATCAGTGCGATCCTTGGGACAATGGTTTTGGTCCAGTTGTTTGCATGGCGGGCTTTGAGGTTTATGACATGGTCTGGTTCGAGGCGTTCACGAAAAAAAGGAAAAGGTGATAGCACCGCGTACATTATTTTTGCACTTTTGATTATTGCGCTGGCTGCTACACTGTTTTCTTTTATCGGTAGGATAACGATCTTTGCAGTCTCACGAACTCGCGAATATTTGGCAGATGCAAAGGCAGTTGAATTGACCAGAAACCCCAAAGGACTTTCAGGTGCACTCAGAAAGATTGCAAAGACTCAAAAACTCAAGCAAAAAGTCAAAGGTGCAACCATTGCAACGGCGCATCTTTTTATCTCAGATCCACTCAAAAGAAATATCAACAACAAAGAAGGATTTTTTGCAGATTTGTTCAGCACACATCCACCAATTCACAAACGCATCGCGACACTTGAAAACATTCCGCCCGAGATAGTGCTCAGAGAATTACAAGAACTTTGAGTTTTTTGGTTGTTAAGATGGTTGAAAGGAGCTCCATGTGAATGAAAAAGCTTTTTGCCTTATTGTTTTTGGTTGCATCGAGTTTTTGCATGGCGAAACAATTAATCCTTGCAACCACAACGAGTGTTTACAACACGGGGTTTTTAGATACTCTAAAACCCTTGTTTGAAAAACAGTATGGATATTCTTTGAGTGTCATAGCAGTTGGAACAGGTATGGCACTTGAATATGGGAAAAGGGCAGATGCAGATGTACTTTTGGTACATTCGCCTGATGATGAACTCTTGTTTATGCAACAGGGACATGGTGTTTTGAGAGTGAGTTTTATGTACAACGATTTCATAGTAGTTGGTCCAACTAAGAGTGTAGTTCCATCTTTCAAAGATCTTCAGGAATTTTTCGAGTATATCTACGATAATAAATTGACTTTCGTTTCGCGATCGGATGAATCTGGTACACACAAAAAGGAAAAACAAATCTGGAATTCGATAGGTAAAACACCTTCTGGTGATTGGTATATTCAAACAGGTCAAGATATGGCAAAAACTCTCTTGATTGCAAATGAGAAAAGGGCTTTCACGCTCACTGATAGGTCTACTTTTCTTTCTTTGAAGAACAGGCTTGATATGAAGATCTTTTTTGAAAACGATCCACAATTGCTGAATATCTACAGTCTCATTGTGGTTAATCCAAATAAAAGCAGTAGAATAAATTACAAAGGCGCGTTGGATTTTGTGAGATTTGTCCTTGATCCAGATACTTTAAAGGTGATCAGAGATTTTTCAGTAAATGGTACGAAACTTTTTAATCTACTTTTTGAACCAAAATGAATGAGATAGTTGAGATATCTTTAAGGTCTGTCTATGTGAATTCAACAGCAGTTTTGATATCGACATTGATTGCTATACCTTTAGCATTAGTTGTTGATTTTTTCCATTTTAGACTCAAAAAAATTGTAGTTGTGTTTTTTCAAACTCTAACTGGGATCCCACCTGTTTTGATTGGTCTTTTGGTGTATCTTCTTTTATCACGAAATGGACCGCTTGGAAATATGGAGCTTCTTTTTAGCTCTAATGCGATGATTTTTGCACAGATTTTGATAGCAATTCCGATAATTTTTTCTGTGTGTTATTCACATTTTTCAAAAGTAGATGAAAGACTCAGGGTTGTCATGAAAACGCTTGGTGCAAGCGATATACAGGTGATGATGGGTATTCTCAAAGAATCTTCTGCAGGTGTGATGAACGCTGTTTTAACAGCCTTTGGTAGGGTTGTGGGTGAAGTTGGTGCTGTGATGATCGTCGGTGGAAATATTGCTGGCAAGACAAGGGTTTTGACGACTTCTATAGTTCTTTATACAAATATGGGAAAATTTGAACAAGCAATCATATGTGGCATAATACTTTTGGTCATAGCTTTCATCATAAATTTCTTACTCACAATGTTTTCCAACATAATGGAGAATAGAAAATGGTCTATGAGATAGAAAAACTTTCCTTCAGTTATGATTCAAAGTTCACTCTTTTTGTTGAAGATTTCAAAATGAATGAGAGAATAGTTGGAATAACGGGTCCATCTGGTGCAGGTAAGACCACCTTTCTTTTGAACCTTGCTTTTTTATACACTGGTAAATGGCAGTTATTCAAATTCATGGGACAAAATATAGATTCACAGGCGATCACATATTTTAGAAAGATGGTTACCTATGTCCCACAACATCCCGTACTTTTTAAAAAAACGGTTTTTGAGAATATTGCCTATCCTTTGAAGATCAGAAAAATTTCTAAACAGAATATACAGGACAGTGTTTACGCGATAGCTGGAAAATTGCAGATTCAGGATCTTTTGGACAAAAAGGCTTGGCAGATCTCTGGTGGCCAGGCAAAGAGGGTATGTCTTGCGCGTGGTTTTGTTTTCGAACCGAAGGTTGTACTTTTGGATGAACCAACATCAGATCTCGATGAAGATAGCAAAAGGGTAGTTGAAGATTTCATCTTACAAATATCTACAAAAAGCTACATAATAATCGTATCGCATGATAAAGAACAGTTATCAAGATTGTGTGAAAGGATCTTTTTCATTGAAAATGGTCGTCTTTATTTGTGAGTAGATTCATCATATACTGACATATTTTCGCTGAAGACAATAGTGGTTTTCTTTGTTGTAAAATAATAACATAGAGGTGGTAGACATGGAGGTTCAGGAACGTGTGGATAAACTCGAAGAAGCAATGATGCGTTTGGTTTATATTCAGCAAAAAACAGAGATAGAAATTCAAAATTTGAAGACCGAAATGAAGATATTCAAAGACGAGATCAGAAATGACACAAAGATGCTCAAAGATGAGATGAAGGTATTCAAGGATGAGATGAAAATGTTCAAAGATGAGATGCTCGATTTCAAAAATGATGTGAAAGCGTTTAAAGATGAGATGCTCGAGTTCAAAAACGAGATGAAAGCGTTTAAAGATGAAATGGTTGAATTCAAAGAATGGAGCAAGAGGAATATAGAGAATATGAACAAACAATGGGGGGCATTGGCAAA
The DNA window shown above is from Thermotoga profunda AZM34c06 and carries:
- a CDS encoding B12-binding domain-containing radical SAM protein gives rise to the protein MKILLINPMNSGYYYRLGAVYPPLGLSYISSVLKNAGNLVRLIDMNVERFDWKNFNYSDFDIVGISADTVRYPLAKQISLTAKMQGVVTVLGGPHATAEYGEILKERICDYVILGEGEYTFLKLVEALQRNEKYPLLSGLSYLKDNMVVINPLRLIENLDQLPFPDRENARLYKTKFDGKLATSLITSRGCPFDCEFCSASQFMGRKIRKRSVENVIEELKQVERLGYNSVIFFDDNFTIDKTRTIELCEQMMRKNLSFSWWAFSRADELLGKEDLLEAMSKSGCKMLFIGFESAEDDILKEYNKKLSSSIAFEVAKLLKKYKIDLFASFIMGALNDTKESIMKTIKMARKLGAQIVQFSILTPYPGTRLYEKLRAKINLKDLSLFDGTNLVFEHPEFSKKELKKLFVRAYYSVYTTPKLIFTRGIPFLIKLLTTREKPTELQIDHQKA
- the secG gene encoding preprotein translocase subunit SecG, with product MKTVMIIVHSLISVGLIYMVLQQMSKFAELGGAFGSGSLYTMFGRKKGLDTAGKITLGLSIAFFLSSILTAFFMSR
- the tyrS gene encoding tyrosine--tRNA ligase, which gives rise to MHPKEQLEILKKNVVDLVNDEDLLSKLERKKHLRVKLGVDPSRPDLHLGHAVVLFKLRQFQDLGHQVVLIIGDFTAQIGDPSGRDSTRPMLSEEEVRQNAKSYEEQAFRILDESKTEVRFNSEWLSKMSFSDVIKLASKYTVARMLERDDFSKRYSSNIPISIAEFLYPLAQAYDSVAIQADVELGGTDQYFNLLVGRKIQEEVGQEPQVVMTMPIIEGTDGKMKMSKSYGNYIAFNDTPFDMYGKLMSIPDELIIKYMKLLTRLPENEIDQYDKLMQNKSINPRDVKMKLAFEITSFFHGQNQAKDAENEFVKIFRKKELPSEMPVVVLDKDEVELVELLMKLQVASSKSEARRLIIQGGIKLDDEKITDIYAKISVDRDKVLKVGKRQFFKLVRQ
- a CDS encoding S-layer homology domain-containing protein, whose translation is MKKLVLLALALFVTVGVLAAGMFPDVPKTHWAYSYVEHLKDKGIVIGYPDGTFKGDRNITRYEEAAMISRLIGLLETEIVAPHIADVLRVLDAISLKLGATVQKVDELEKKLNALSTTSGEIASVKSQVSDLAKSLEMLKQTVNIHDKDVIKLYEAVANLQKNCEGKFAELSNADAVIVDRVVALEKAVSQLDEKIAAVQKKLLALEPVKDVLKDLTGRVTAQGERIAAAEEKIGDLSATLDNAVMTLGYVSIKLDRTQENLNKVTDRVAALEEKAKGIDANAKAIEALKQDTANRFAELESKLSGLESSFNDFTAMHDEQINYVLDEMDKMSTQIDEVREGLLALKEDTNAQFAQTTTSIENLKNELMTQISELQKANATLTGAVIGAIVIAVAAMIVGAM
- a CDS encoding LemA family protein, with the protein product MLIFGIVLAIVLILVVWFIGAYNSLVSRKKRVENAWSQIDVQLKRRHDLIPNLVNAVKGYMKFEKETLEAVINARAKAVAGGSIDDRIKAEGELSGALSRLLAVFERYPELKSNQQVSQLMEELTSTENRITYARQFYNDTTMKYNTSIEIFPTNIVARIFGFKAFPFFEAAATEKETPKVDLSF
- a CDS encoding M48 family metallopeptidase translates to MNYFALQKKNLRKTYFLILIFMLMMAILGIIIDGLFSSFPVGTVVLIIIASIQVLVGTQSGASLVLNSVGAKPVNEKEFEEKQLRNIVEEISIASGLTVVPKVYVMEDENINAFATGFKQKDSAICVTRGLLKNLNREETEGVIAHEVSHILNKDTLLMTTISAILGTMVLVQLFAWRALRFMTWSGSRRSRKKGKGDSTAYIIFALLIIALAATLFSFIGRITIFAVSRTREYLADAKAVELTRNPKGLSGALRKIAKTQKLKQKVKGATIATAHLFISDPLKRNINNKEGFFADLFSTHPPIHKRIATLENIPPEIVLRELQEL
- a CDS encoding substrate-binding domain-containing protein; this encodes MKKLFALLFLVASSFCMAKQLILATTTSVYNTGFLDTLKPLFEKQYGYSLSVIAVGTGMALEYGKRADADVLLVHSPDDELLFMQQGHGVLRVSFMYNDFIVVGPTKSVVPSFKDLQEFFEYIYDNKLTFVSRSDESGTHKKEKQIWNSIGKTPSGDWYIQTGQDMAKTLLIANEKRAFTLTDRSTFLSLKNRLDMKIFFENDPQLLNIYSLIVVNPNKSSRINYKGALDFVRFVLDPDTLKVIRDFSVNGTKLFNLLFEPK
- a CDS encoding ABC transporter permease — translated: MNEIVEISLRSVYVNSTAVLISTLIAIPLALVVDFFHFRLKKIVVVFFQTLTGIPPVLIGLLVYLLLSRNGPLGNMELLFSSNAMIFAQILIAIPIIFSVCYSHFSKVDERLRVVMKTLGASDIQVMMGILKESSAGVMNAVLTAFGRVVGEVGAVMIVGGNIAGKTRVLTTSIVLYTNMGKFEQAIICGIILLVIAFIINFLLTMFSNIMENRKWSMR
- a CDS encoding ABC transporter ATP-binding protein; this translates as MVYEIEKLSFSYDSKFTLFVEDFKMNERIVGITGPSGAGKTTFLLNLAFLYTGKWQLFKFMGQNIDSQAITYFRKMVTYVPQHPVLFKKTVFENIAYPLKIRKISKQNIQDSVYAIAGKLQIQDLLDKKAWQISGGQAKRVCLARGFVFEPKVVLLDEPTSDLDEDSKRVVEDFILQISTKSYIIIVSHDKEQLSRLCERIFFIENGRLYL